Proteins encoded in a region of the Anoxybacillus amylolyticus genome:
- a CDS encoding DUF1146 family protein, which translates to MTGVGQQALLSIISHLFFFALTWWTLQGVQLEKIIKPNRILQARVFYVLLTIAIGSTVSNFFLDYFLWSKQLPFLFRGE; encoded by the coding sequence ATGACAGGAGTTGGACAACAAGCGCTCCTAAGTATTATTTCCCACCTTTTCTTTTTTGCGCTCACGTGGTGGACGTTGCAAGGCGTTCAGTTAGAGAAAATAATAAAACCAAACCGCATCTTGCAAGCACGCGTCTTTTATGTGTTGCTGACGATTGCGATTGGCTCTACTGTCAGCAACTTTTTCCTTGATTATTTTCTTTGGTCGAAACAATTGCCGTTTTTATTTCGGGGCGAATAA
- a CDS encoding YwmB family TATA-box binding protein, producing MKKTWMAMLIFLIFTTGHFSKAQETEPIKEIKTIASVLQQNGASINDWTIYTREYAQTIENHSDFVKKVDEWKRTFPMFQWTMETDRHVQRATGSYVHSSMQEKIQLVTTVANEKPQTYILYELKGFGWSETVQKNIGQIISQRSSQLLMKQPAFFSCVKGEFNGKMKGVLLKQAYHLLHAFHAAPIEALTEDAFVSVSAYTRQWENVLPTNTHPMNIQLALRKTGLGDQTTVVVGTPIITIEY from the coding sequence ATGAAAAAAACGTGGATGGCAATGCTCATTTTTCTTATTTTCACGACTGGACATTTTAGCAAAGCACAAGAGACAGAACCGATAAAAGAGATAAAAACAATCGCTTCCGTATTGCAACAAAACGGCGCATCGATCAACGACTGGACCATTTACACAAGGGAGTATGCCCAAACAATCGAAAATCATTCCGATTTTGTGAAAAAAGTGGACGAATGGAAACGAACTTTTCCGATGTTTCAATGGACCATGGAAACAGATCGCCATGTTCAACGGGCGACAGGCAGTTATGTACATTCCTCGATGCAAGAAAAAATTCAACTTGTCACTACCGTCGCAAACGAAAAGCCCCAAACGTACATCCTCTATGAATTAAAGGGATTTGGTTGGAGCGAAACCGTGCAGAAAAACATTGGTCAAATCATAAGCCAAAGGTCATCACAACTCTTGATGAAACAACCTGCATTTTTCTCTTGTGTAAAAGGGGAATTCAATGGTAAGATGAAAGGTGTTTTGTTAAAACAAGCTTACCATCTTTTACATGCATTCCACGCTGCGCCGATTGAGGCGCTTACGGAAGACGCGTTTGTTTCCGTTTCTGCATATACTAGGCAGTGGGAGAACGTTCTTCCGACCAACACTCATCCAATGAACATTCAGCTTGCTTTACGAAAGACGGGATTGGGCGATCAAACGACCGTTGTGGTTGGAACCCCAATCATTACAATTGAATATTAA
- the nuoK gene encoding NADH-quinone oxidoreductase subunit NuoK: protein MSTVPMSAYLVLALMLFCIGLYGALTKRNTVIVLICIELMLNAVNINLVAFSKYGVHPSITGQIFSLFTITVAAAEAAVGLAILMALYRNKKTVDIDDIDSLKH, encoded by the coding sequence ATGAGTACCGTTCCAATGTCAGCTTACCTTGTATTAGCGTTAATGCTATTTTGTATCGGATTGTACGGGGCATTGACGAAACGAAACACGGTCATTGTGCTCATCTGCATTGAATTAATGCTCAATGCCGTTAATATTAACCTCGTCGCCTTCAGTAAATACGGTGTCCATCCAAGTATTACAGGGCAAATTTTCTCGCTTTTTACGATTACGGTTGCTGCGGCGGAAGCGGCCGTGGGGCTGGCGATTTTAATGGCGCTATATCGCAATAAAAAAACAGTGGACATCGACGACATCGATTCGTTGAAGCACTAA
- the murA gene encoding UDP-N-acetylglucosamine 1-carboxyvinyltransferase — translation MEKIIVRGGNRLNGTVKVEGAKNAVLPVIAATLLASEGKSVIHDVPALSDVYTITEVLRYLNADVVIEGNRVVVDASRELKLEAPFEYVRKMRASVLVMGPLLARKGRARVALPGGCAIGSRPIDQHLKGFEAMGASVKVGNGFIDAEVNGRLRGAKIYLDFPSVGATENIMMAAVLAEGTTVIENCAKEPEIVDLANFLNKMGAKVRGAGTGTIRIEGVPNLRGAVHTVIPDRIEAGTFMVAAAITGGNVLVQGAVPEHLSSLVAKLEEMGVIIIEEENGLRVIGPETLKAVDIKTMPHPGFPTDMQSQMMALLLKAEGTSMITETVFENRFMHVEEFRRMNADIKIEGRSVIINGPCNLQGAEVAATDLRAAAALILAGLVAEGYTRVTELKHLDRGYVRFHEKLAALGADIERVREEETVWEAAKVTDLN, via the coding sequence TTGGAAAAAATCATCGTCCGTGGCGGAAACCGGTTAAACGGCACCGTGAAAGTCGAAGGAGCGAAAAATGCCGTTTTGCCTGTTATCGCCGCAACCTTATTAGCAAGTGAAGGAAAAAGTGTCATTCATGACGTTCCTGCTCTCTCCGATGTATATACAATTACGGAAGTATTGCGTTATTTAAACGCAGATGTTGTGATCGAAGGAAACCGCGTTGTTGTAGATGCATCCCGAGAGCTGAAATTAGAAGCCCCGTTTGAATACGTACGCAAAATGCGTGCCTCCGTTTTAGTGATGGGACCGTTGCTTGCGAGAAAAGGGCGCGCTCGTGTGGCGCTTCCAGGCGGCTGCGCGATTGGTTCGCGGCCAATTGACCAGCATTTAAAAGGGTTTGAAGCGATGGGCGCTTCGGTGAAAGTGGGCAATGGGTTCATTGACGCCGAAGTGAACGGGCGGTTGCGCGGTGCGAAAATTTACCTTGATTTTCCAAGCGTCGGAGCGACGGAAAATATTATGATGGCGGCGGTGCTAGCGGAAGGAACGACCGTGATTGAAAACTGTGCAAAAGAGCCAGAAATTGTCGATTTGGCGAACTTTTTGAACAAAATGGGCGCGAAAGTGCGCGGTGCTGGAACAGGCACTATCCGCATTGAAGGTGTGCCGAACTTACGTGGTGCCGTGCATACGGTCATCCCCGATCGAATTGAAGCAGGGACGTTCATGGTCGCAGCGGCAATTACAGGCGGAAACGTGCTTGTGCAAGGAGCTGTTCCAGAACATTTAAGTTCGCTCGTGGCGAAGCTGGAAGAAATGGGCGTCATCATTATCGAAGAAGAAAACGGTCTTCGAGTCATCGGTCCAGAAACATTAAAAGCGGTCGATATTAAAACGATGCCACATCCAGGGTTTCCGACTGATATGCAGTCACAAATGATGGCATTATTGTTAAAAGCAGAAGGAACAAGCATGATTACGGAAACGGTATTTGAAAACCGCTTTATGCACGTCGAAGAATTCCGCCGCATGAACGCCGATATTAAAATTGAAGGGCGGTCGGTCATTATTAACGGTCCTTGCAATTTGCAAGGGGCGGAAGTGGCGGCTACCGATTTACGAGCCGCTGCCGCGTTAATTTTGGCGGGACTTGTCGCGGAAGGATATACGCGGGTGACGGAATTAAAACATTTAGACAGAGGCTACGTGCGCTTCCATGAAAAACTAGCGGCGCTTGGCGCAGACATTGAGCGCGTCCGCGAAGAAGAAACGGTATGGGAAGCGGCAAAAGTAACCGACCTCAACTAA
- a CDS encoding NADH-quinone oxidoreductase subunit M — protein sequence MHDTYFLSLLVFSPLLGIGLLAFVPKTQEQTIKLLGFLATLPSLLLALFAFSQYLRGYDLSRLSEKHAWLQFGNYSFLPKSAYAIPYELTVDGFALVMIVLTALLATLAAIASIHIKKEWKGYFMLFLLLEIGMLGVFVAGNLFLFFLFFEITLVPMFFLIGKWGYFEKEKAAYSYLLYNGIGSAILLLVILILFARTGTSNIAALQDMLRGGEGASQMLAPLSNDLRYGLFIALLIAFGVKLPIVPLHSWMLRVHVQAPPSIVMLHSGVLLKIGAFGLIRFGMGLFPEQFERFATFIAILGVINLLYGAFLAFVQEDFKMVLAYSSISHMGIVLIGLGALNEAGIQGAIFQVVSHGLISALLFLLVSIMYERVQTTMLNRLGGLSKAMPLVSGFLLAGAMASLGLPGMSGFISEFTAFLGLFKTNPALAAVGTLGIIMTAVYLLRAVLNMTYGATARGVAEVADISAVELVPVLVLIGCIVFIGVYPQMLAEPLAATIQMMMNGLGG from the coding sequence ATGCATGACACGTATTTTCTTTCGTTGCTCGTTTTCTCCCCGCTGCTCGGTATCGGATTGTTAGCATTTGTGCCAAAAACACAAGAGCAGACGATTAAATTACTTGGCTTTTTGGCGACGCTTCCGTCGCTTCTGTTAGCGCTGTTTGCGTTTAGTCAATATTTGCGAGGCTATGACCTTAGCCGGCTGTCGGAAAAACATGCGTGGCTTCAGTTTGGAAACTATTCGTTTTTACCGAAATCTGCCTACGCAATTCCATACGAATTGACAGTCGACGGCTTTGCCCTTGTCATGATTGTTCTTACGGCATTGTTGGCGACGCTCGCTGCGATTGCTTCCATTCATATTAAAAAAGAATGGAAAGGGTATTTCATGCTGTTTTTGCTGCTGGAGATCGGGATGCTTGGCGTATTTGTGGCCGGAAATCTCTTCTTGTTCTTCCTTTTCTTCGAAATTACGCTCGTTCCGATGTTTTTCCTAATCGGAAAATGGGGCTATTTCGAAAAAGAAAAAGCGGCATACAGCTACTTGTTGTATAACGGAATCGGGTCAGCGATTTTATTGCTTGTCATTTTAATCTTATTTGCTCGTACTGGCACGTCCAATATTGCGGCATTGCAAGACATGTTGCGCGGCGGCGAAGGAGCTTCGCAAATGCTTGCGCCACTCTCGAATGATTTACGGTACGGCTTATTTATCGCCTTGCTTATTGCGTTCGGGGTGAAGCTACCGATTGTGCCGCTTCATAGCTGGATGTTGCGCGTGCACGTGCAGGCGCCGCCATCAATTGTTATGTTGCATTCGGGTGTGCTATTGAAAATCGGGGCGTTCGGTTTAATTCGGTTTGGCATGGGCTTATTCCCAGAGCAGTTTGAACGCTTTGCGACGTTCATCGCCATTTTAGGGGTCATTAACTTATTGTACGGAGCGTTTCTTGCGTTCGTCCAAGAGGATTTTAAAATGGTCTTGGCGTATTCAAGTATTTCCCATATGGGAATTGTGTTGATTGGTCTTGGGGCGTTAAATGAAGCAGGCATTCAAGGAGCGATTTTCCAAGTTGTTTCGCACGGGTTAATTTCTGCGCTATTGTTCTTGCTTGTTAGCATTATGTATGAGCGCGTGCAGACCACGATGCTTAACCGCTTAGGTGGGCTTTCGAAAGCGATGCCGCTTGTTTCAGGATTTCTATTGGCAGGAGCGATGGCGTCGTTAGGTTTGCCAGGCATGTCTGGGTTTATTAGCGAATTCACGGCTTTTTTAGGTTTGTTTAAAACAAATCCGGCACTTGCGGCGGTCGGGACGCTCGGTATTATTATGACGGCGGTGTATTTATTGCGGGCGGTATTGAATATGACGTACGGTGCTACAGCGCGCGGGGTGGCGGAAGTAGCAGATATAAGTGCAGTAGAATTAGTTCCGGTTCTCGTTTTAATCGGCTGCATCGTTTTCATTGGCGTCTATCCGCAAATGCTTGCGGAACCGCTCGCTGCGACGATTCAAATGATGATGAACGGGTTAGGAGGGTAA
- a CDS encoding coiled-coil domain-containing protein, whose product MEALLQQFMEQMNKRFDRLESEMSSFRKEQHEMREDIRTLASEQQIMRQEINALAAKQEKFEQQLLQTNERVEQLAVQLQQTDEKVEKLGVQLQLTNEKVEKLDERLQQTDGKVEKLGVQLQLTNEKVEKLDERLQQTDGKVEKLGVQLQLTNEKVEKLDERLQQTDEKVEKLGVQLQLTNEKVEKLDERLQQTDEKVEKLGVQLQLTNEKVEKLDERLQQTDGKVEKLGVQLQLTNEKVEKLDERLQQTDGKVEKLGVQLQLTNEKVEKLDEHLQQTNEKVHQMDQTVQTLATEQYEMRKELAFYYGSLMREIENTKTEMRSHFKQLERVDEQHREVIELLASRIQ is encoded by the coding sequence ATGGAGGCGTTGCTTCAGCAGTTTATGGAGCAAATGAATAAGCGCTTTGATCGGTTAGAAAGTGAAATGAGTTCTTTTCGGAAAGAACAACATGAAATGCGAGAAGATATCCGTACTTTAGCGTCGGAACAACAAATAATGCGTCAAGAAATCAACGCGCTAGCTGCTAAGCAAGAAAAATTTGAACAACAGCTCCTGCAAACGAACGAACGAGTAGAACAGCTGGCAGTGCAGTTGCAACAGACGGACGAAAAAGTAGAGAAGCTAGGAGTTCAGCTGCAATTGACCAACGAGAAAGTGGAAAAGCTGGACGAGCGGTTGCAACAGACGGACGGAAAAGTAGAGAAGCTAGGAGTTCAGCTGCAATTGACCAACGAGAAAGTGGAAAAGCTGGACGAACGGTTGCAACAGACGGACGGAAAAGTAGAGAAGCTAGGAGTTCAGCTGCAATTGACCAACGAGAAAGTGGAAAAGCTGGACGAACGGTTGCAACAGACGGACGAAAAAGTAGAGAAGCTAGGAGTTCAGCTGCAATTGACCAACGAGAAAGTGGAAAAGCTGGACGAACGGTTGCAACAGACGGACGAAAAAGTAGAGAAGCTAGGAGTTCAGCTGCAATTGACCAACGAGAAAGTGGAAAAGCTGGACGAACGGTTGCAACAGACGGACGGAAAAGTAGAGAAGCTAGGAGTTCAGCTGCAATTGACCAACGAGAAAGTGGAAAAGCTGGACGAACGGTTGCAACAGACGGACGGAAAAGTAGAGAAGCTAGGAGTTCAGCTGCAATTGACCAACGAGAAAGTCGAAAAACTCGACGAACACCTGCAGCAAACGAACGAAAAAGTTCACCAAATGGACCAAACAGTTCAAACGTTAGCAACCGAGCAATACGAAATGAGAAAAGAGCTTGCGTTTTATTATGGCAGCCTAATGCGCGAAATAGAAAATACGAAAACCGAAATGAGAAGCCACTTCAAACAATTAGAGCGGGTCGACGAGCAGCACCGAGAAGTAATCGAGCTACTGGCTTCTCGAATTCAATGA
- the nuoI gene encoding NADH-quinone oxidoreductase subunit NuoI: MLGLAKGLKYTLKNLTKQKVTYDYPNEPLALPDRFRGIQKFYPEKCIVCNQCATICPTNCIQLTGKKHPDPTKKGKIIDTYDINFEICILCDLCTEVCPTEAIVMTNNFELAEYSRDALFKNLEWLDENDTNVRKGNKP, translated from the coding sequence GTGCTCGGCTTAGCGAAAGGGTTAAAGTACACCCTCAAAAACTTAACGAAACAAAAAGTCACCTACGACTATCCGAACGAGCCGCTCGCGCTTCCGGACCGGTTTCGCGGAATTCAAAAATTTTATCCGGAAAAATGCATCGTCTGTAACCAATGTGCGACGATTTGCCCGACAAACTGTATTCAGCTGACCGGCAAAAAACATCCCGATCCGACGAAAAAAGGGAAAATCATTGACACGTACGACATCAATTTCGAAATTTGCATTTTGTGCGATCTTTGTACGGAAGTATGTCCGACCGAAGCAATCGTCATGACGAACAACTTCGAGTTGGCGGAATATAGCCGCGATGCCCTATTTAAAAACTTAGAATGGCTGGACGAAAATGATACGAATGTGCGAAAGGGGAATAAACCGTGA
- the nuoL gene encoding NADH-quinone oxidoreductase subunit L, which produces MMENAWIIPLFPLLSFLLLLVVGKRLKEASAYVGMAATFLSFLVAVAVLFARFHEPTYEAKHVWFTIGKMDITAGFAVTPLNALMLVVVSLVSFLVHMYSKGYMHGDERFPVFYAYLGLFTFAMLGLVLSANLLQTYIFWELVGLGSFLLIGFYFYKEEAKAAAKKAFIMTRIGDVGLLIGMSLLFWQTKSFQYSDIFAALHAGKISGTLVTISAILIFVGAVGKSGQFPLHTWLPDAMEGPTPVSALIHAATMVAAGVYLVASLFPLYEASETAMLTVAVIGGFTAVFAASIGLVQTDIKRVLAYSTVSQLGYMMLALGAGGYVAGIFHLTTHAFFKALLFLAAGSVIHAVHTQDIEKMGGLWRKMPLTAPLFLIGTLAISGVPLLSGFFSKDEILVAVWQHGHPVLFWLAVIAAFFTAFYMFRLFFLVFGGNVRGEAHEVHESPAVMTVPMIVLGVLAVVAGYINTPWFGTFLGDFLTGESGHEDAPAWIMVVATAISLAGIFLAWLMYGKKSLARDWLSARMPMMYQVLWNKYYVDELYTITVGYATKVFSLFLQYIDRFLVEGLANLLAAFVKAMGTIGSRLQNGQVQMYGAVTVIGLTILVVILAFTGGYL; this is translated from the coding sequence ATGATGGAAAATGCTTGGATTATACCGCTTTTTCCGCTTCTTTCCTTTTTGCTGTTGCTTGTCGTCGGAAAACGGCTGAAAGAAGCAAGCGCCTATGTTGGCATGGCGGCGACGTTCCTTTCGTTCCTCGTCGCAGTCGCAGTGCTGTTTGCGCGCTTCCATGAACCGACGTACGAAGCGAAGCACGTTTGGTTTACAATCGGCAAGATGGACATAACGGCTGGCTTTGCCGTCACTCCGTTAAACGCGCTTATGCTTGTCGTCGTTTCGCTCGTCAGCTTTCTTGTACATATGTACTCGAAAGGGTATATGCACGGGGATGAGCGGTTCCCAGTGTTTTACGCCTATTTAGGATTGTTTACGTTTGCGATGCTCGGTCTTGTTCTCTCCGCCAACTTATTGCAAACGTACATTTTCTGGGAACTAGTCGGGCTTGGTTCTTTCCTTTTGATCGGATTTTACTTTTATAAGGAAGAAGCGAAAGCTGCTGCAAAAAAAGCGTTTATTATGACGCGCATCGGCGATGTTGGGTTATTAATTGGCATGAGTTTGTTGTTTTGGCAAACGAAAAGCTTCCAATATAGCGACATTTTTGCCGCGCTTCATGCTGGGAAAATATCGGGTACGCTTGTTACGATTTCGGCGATTCTTATTTTCGTCGGAGCGGTCGGCAAATCCGGGCAATTCCCGCTTCATACGTGGCTTCCAGACGCGATGGAAGGCCCGACGCCCGTATCGGCGCTTATCCACGCGGCGACGATGGTGGCGGCAGGGGTATATTTAGTCGCATCGCTTTTTCCGCTATACGAAGCGAGCGAAACGGCGATGTTGACCGTTGCGGTTATCGGCGGGTTTACGGCGGTTTTTGCGGCGTCGATTGGCTTAGTGCAGACAGATATTAAACGGGTGTTGGCGTACTCTACCGTCAGCCAGCTCGGCTATATGATGCTTGCCCTTGGAGCTGGTGGGTATGTCGCAGGAATTTTCCACTTAACGACGCACGCCTTTTTTAAAGCACTTCTCTTTTTAGCAGCCGGAAGTGTCATTCATGCTGTCCATACACAAGATATTGAGAAAATGGGCGGACTTTGGCGCAAAATGCCGTTGACCGCGCCGCTATTTCTCATCGGTACGTTAGCGATTAGCGGCGTTCCGCTTTTATCGGGCTTTTTCAGTAAAGACGAAATTTTAGTTGCCGTTTGGCAGCACGGGCATCCGGTATTGTTCTGGCTTGCGGTTATTGCCGCGTTTTTCACGGCATTTTATATGTTCCGTCTCTTTTTCCTCGTCTTTGGCGGAAACGTGCGCGGGGAAGCGCATGAGGTGCATGAGTCGCCAGCAGTGATGACCGTACCGATGATCGTGCTTGGTGTGTTAGCCGTTGTCGCAGGGTATATCAACACGCCATGGTTCGGGACGTTTTTAGGCGATTTCCTTACTGGGGAGTCTGGACATGAAGATGCACCAGCGTGGATTATGGTTGTAGCGACTGCGATATCGCTTGCGGGTATTTTCTTGGCGTGGCTGATGTACGGGAAAAAGTCGCTTGCTCGCGATTGGCTTAGCGCAAGAATGCCAATGATGTACCAAGTGCTATGGAATAAATATTACGTGGATGAACTTTATACGATTACAGTCGGCTATGCGACGAAAGTGTTCAGCTTATTTTTGCAATATATCGACCGCTTTCTCGTTGAAGGCTTGGCCAACTTGCTAGCAGCGTTTGTGAAAGCGATGGGAACGATCGGATCTAGACTACAAAACGGCCAAGTCCAAATGTACGGTGCGGTGACCGTTATCGGTCTGACGATTCTTGTCGTCATTCTTGCGTTCACAGGGGGGTATTTATAA
- the spoIID gene encoding stage II sporulation protein D, translating to MKRLKLLLALGSLLFIVVLLIPTLLVIPFHEKTSGSLIEALQPKPSIQPKQAGPDVEVAVYRSKEKRIEHIPLEQYVIGVVAAEMPADFELEALKAQALTARTYIVKQMLSDQPIELPKGANVTDTVMHQVYYSDEELRKQWGSDYDWKMKRIVKAVQETQGQIITYNNAPIEAAFFSTSNGFTENSEAYWQNDFPYLKSVASPWDKQSPKFYHQTAMSVAEFEQRLGVKLPNDGSVGVIVSRTPGKRVAVVDISGKQLTGREIREKLGLKSTDFTWVRKGEEIVITTKGYGHGVGMSQYGANFLAKQGKTCKDIVRYYYRGVNVSSATAFLNRLTAKR from the coding sequence ATGAAACGTCTGAAATTATTGCTCGCACTCGGGTCGCTTTTATTCATCGTTGTATTACTCATTCCGACATTGCTCGTCATCCCCTTTCACGAAAAGACAAGCGGGTCGTTGATCGAAGCGCTACAACCTAAGCCGAGCATACAACCGAAACAAGCGGGTCCAGATGTCGAAGTAGCGGTATATCGAAGCAAAGAAAAACGAATCGAGCACATCCCGCTAGAGCAGTATGTCATAGGGGTCGTCGCAGCCGAAATGCCGGCCGATTTTGAGCTAGAGGCGCTAAAAGCGCAAGCGCTCACCGCCCGCACGTACATTGTCAAACAAATGCTCAGCGACCAACCAATCGAACTTCCAAAAGGCGCCAACGTCACGGACACGGTGATGCATCAAGTGTACTATAGCGACGAAGAACTAAGGAAGCAATGGGGATCGGACTACGACTGGAAAATGAAGCGCATCGTAAAAGCAGTGCAAGAAACACAAGGTCAAATCATCACGTACAACAACGCTCCGATTGAAGCCGCTTTTTTCTCAACAAGCAACGGCTTTACAGAAAACTCCGAAGCGTACTGGCAAAACGACTTTCCGTATTTAAAAAGTGTTGCGAGCCCATGGGATAAACAATCACCTAAATTTTATCATCAAACCGCGATGTCCGTGGCAGAGTTTGAACAACGGTTAGGAGTGAAGCTGCCAAACGACGGGTCGGTAGGCGTCATCGTGTCGCGGACGCCAGGCAAGCGAGTGGCGGTGGTTGATATTAGCGGAAAGCAACTCACCGGGAGAGAAATACGTGAAAAATTGGGGTTAAAATCGACTGATTTTACGTGGGTGCGAAAAGGAGAGGAGATTGTCATTACGACGAAAGGATATGGACATGGGGTTGGCATGAGCCAATACGGGGCAAACTTTTTAGCAAAGCAAGGGAAAACGTGCAAAGACATCGTCCGATATTATTACCGCGGCGTCAACGTTTCATCCGCAACGGCGTTTTTAAACCGGTTGACGGCGAAAAGATAA
- a CDS encoding NADH-quinone oxidoreductase subunit J: protein MSGEYVAFLGLALVAIAGGVLMLNTTKVMHMFVSLVFTFVSIAGVYVLLSAEFVAAVQVLIYSGAITIIMLFGIMLTRPKEDGRSTTGGFVRKSLTALAVLAFGASVYLGIYRLDFGEQAMHLHEKNTEQIGVALYSNYLIPFEITSVLLLVALVGAIVLAKKEDEGER, encoded by the coding sequence GTGAGCGGAGAATATGTCGCGTTTTTAGGGCTCGCATTAGTTGCGATTGCCGGCGGTGTCCTTATGTTGAACACGACGAAAGTCATGCATATGTTCGTGTCGCTCGTGTTTACGTTTGTCAGCATCGCCGGGGTGTATGTGCTATTGTCGGCAGAGTTTGTCGCTGCGGTGCAAGTGTTAATTTATTCAGGCGCGATTACGATTATTATGCTATTTGGCATTATGTTAACCCGCCCGAAAGAAGATGGAAGATCGACAACAGGCGGATTTGTGCGGAAGTCGCTCACTGCGTTGGCAGTATTGGCGTTTGGTGCCTCGGTGTATCTTGGTATTTATCGTTTAGACTTCGGTGAACAAGCGATGCATCTCCATGAAAAAAACACGGAACAAATCGGGGTTGCGCTTTATTCGAACTATCTTATTCCATTTGAAATTACATCGGTTCTTTTACTTGTAGCACTCGTCGGAGCAATTGTGCTAGCGAAAAAAGAAGACGAGGGGGAGAGATGA
- the nuoN gene encoding NADH-quinone oxidoreductase subunit NuoN, with translation MTWETLLHYKWGVMAPEFIILGVATALSLIDLFMPNRQSRRPLGWFAVAGVIVAIVSLVGLLSVDTTSILHDTFRLDAFGKAFKLLLLGGAALVLLLSLDYCPKEGMKYEGEFYYLFLTALLGAMVMTSSGDLITLFVGLELLSISSYILAGLRKTNSLSNESAMKYVISGGISTAITLFGMSYVFGLTGSTNLKKIAMQLSTLQDSGHQYVLALAFLLMLVGLSFKLASAPFHMWAPDVYQGAPTPVTAFLSVVSKTAGFVIVLRLFISIFAAALSQGDEPSSMLLSMQDYIAFLAGATMVIGNTVALKQRNVKRLFAYSSIAHAGYLLVGFASLSFVMVDSMWFYLAAYLFMNLGAFAILQTVTDQSGSEDISQFAGLYRRNPLLAIMMGVFLLSLAGIPGTAGFIGKAHIFLGAFATEPAHYVLAAVMIATTVVSYVYYFGLFTQIFFRPAAHHESFSVPIGATIVIAVCAFGTLLFGMMPGWLYAFLDKFHHFSDFLR, from the coding sequence ATGACATGGGAAACGTTATTGCATTATAAATGGGGAGTGATGGCGCCCGAATTTATCATTCTCGGCGTTGCGACTGCGCTCTCGCTCATCGACCTGTTCATGCCAAATCGCCAAAGCCGTCGTCCGCTTGGATGGTTTGCCGTCGCTGGGGTCATTGTCGCGATTGTTTCGCTTGTTGGGCTGTTATCGGTCGATACGACATCGATTTTACATGATACGTTCCGGCTTGATGCGTTCGGAAAAGCGTTTAAGCTGTTACTATTGGGAGGAGCCGCACTTGTATTGTTGCTTTCGCTTGACTATTGTCCGAAAGAAGGCATGAAATACGAAGGCGAGTTTTACTACTTATTTTTGACCGCGCTTCTTGGGGCGATGGTGATGACATCAAGCGGTGATTTAATTACGCTGTTTGTCGGCTTGGAGTTGTTGTCGATTTCTTCTTACATTTTAGCTGGTTTGCGGAAAACAAATTCGCTGTCGAACGAATCGGCAATGAAATATGTCATTAGCGGTGGGATTTCGACGGCGATTACGCTATTTGGAATGAGCTATGTGTTTGGCTTGACCGGCTCGACGAATTTGAAAAAAATTGCGATGCAGCTAAGCACATTGCAAGATAGCGGGCATCAATATGTGTTGGCATTGGCGTTTTTGCTTATGCTTGTCGGCTTGTCGTTTAAATTAGCGTCCGCACCGTTCCATATGTGGGCACCAGACGTCTACCAAGGCGCACCGACGCCGGTGACCGCTTTTTTAAGCGTTGTATCGAAAACGGCAGGCTTTGTCATCGTGCTTCGTTTGTTTATTTCGATTTTTGCAGCGGCGTTATCGCAAGGAGACGAACCGTCATCGATGCTGTTATCGATGCAAGACTATATCGCCTTTTTAGCGGGTGCTACGATGGTTATTGGAAATACGGTGGCGCTAAAACAGCGGAACGTAAAACGACTATTCGCCTACTCAAGCATTGCCCATGCCGGCTATTTGTTAGTTGGTTTTGCATCGTTGTCGTTTGTGATGGTTGATTCGATGTGGTTTTATTTAGCAGCGTATTTGTTCATGAATTTAGGGGCGTTTGCGATCTTGCAGACGGTCACCGACCAAAGTGGCTCCGAAGACATCAGCCAATTTGCAGGGCTTTATCGCCGCAATCCACTGTTAGCGATCATGATGGGCGTGTTCTTACTATCGCTTGCCGGCATTCCAGGGACAGCGGGATTTATCGGAAAAGCGCACATCTTTTTAGGGGCGTTCGCTACCGAGCCGGCGCATTACGTGCTAGCGGCAGTGATGATTGCAACAACCGTCGTATCGTACGTCTATTATTTCGGATTGTTTACGCAAATCTTCTTCCGTCCGGCAGCGCATCACGAGTCGTTTAGCGTGCCGATTGGAGCAACGATTGTCATTGCAGTTTGTGCGTTTGGCACGCTTCTTTTCGGGATGATGCCGGGATGGTTGTATGCATTTTTAGACAAGTTTCATCACTTTAGCGATTTCCTTCGCTAA